The following is a genomic window from Zalophus californianus isolate mZalCal1 chromosome 10, mZalCal1.pri.v2, whole genome shotgun sequence.
GAGAgctgctggggaggtgggggggctaGAAGGAGGCCCCAGTGAGCCTCCTACCCCCTTGTCAGCTGCCTCAGGCCCAGCAGGGTGTGAGAACTGATGTGAGTGCAGTGCGTTTGTGTGtccgtgtgcgtgcgtgcatgcgtgcgtgtgtccTGGGCTCTGGGGGCCTGTGCCCGTGGCTTTCCCTGGGCCTGTCTAGGCACCCAAGTGTAGGTCTGTGCGTGGTCCAGGGTAAGGACGTGTATGGTCCTGTGATTTGGAGCCTCACACGTTGTACACGTTTGCGGAAAACTGGATTTCTGAGTGTCTGTGCTGGTGCCTTTGTGTTTGTGGAACACATCAACACGTAATCCTCACATATTTATGCCGGCGTGTGGCTCTGAGTACGTGCTCTCAAATTCTCGTCTCTTTATGTACTAACTCATCCATTCATCTGAGAGGTATTTGTGGAGCGCTTACAAGGCTCCAGGCGTGGTTCTCTGTGGTGGCGTACAGCGGCAGGGGAAAGAGCCCTGCCCTCGTGGAACTTGTCTCCCAGGGAGGCACACGGACCactaaatcaatatttaaaatgtcaaatggtGGCAGTGCCTTGAAGGGCACAAAGGagactgagggagagagggaggggacagagtaGCGTTCAGCAGGGGGACGTTGCTCTCTAAAGGGTGGGCGGGAGGGTCTCTGACGGGTGGCCTCTGAGAAGGGGCATCGTGAAGGAGAGAATGTCTGGGGGCAGGACACGGGGAGCAAGAAGGAAGGCTGAAGTCAGAGGGCATTTGGCTTGTCCCTGGGAGGGACTGCCCGGAGCTACAGGGGAAAACGGTGACCACCCCGTACAGTTGGCAGGTTGTACACTGCCCAAGGCATGGCCAAGGGGGCGAGTGGCGGCCGACGTCCAGCCGGCGCTCTGCTCGTCAGGCCATGTGCCTGGGAGCTCCAGGAAGgggggcaggcttcctggagggggtgACCTCTGACGGCCCCCGCGCCCCCTGCAGTGTGTGAACGAGCTGAACCAGTGGCTGTCTGCGCTGCGGAAGGTGAGCATCAGCAACCCCGGCCTGCTGGGTTCCTACCACCCTGGCGTCTTCCGCGGGGACAAGTGGAGCTGTTGCCACCAGAAGGACAAGTCAGGTGGGAGCGGAGGCGTGGGCCCCTCTACACGGCATCTGTCCACCCTGGCTGGCCTGGCTGGGGGCCACCTGTGCACCCGTGGGGAGGAATTGGCGGCGGGCCAGTCCCTGCAGGTGCTCTGGGCGGGAAGGGTTCTGTGACGGGAGTTTGGGAAGTGCCACGTGGTGTGGGTGCCGCACGTGGGTTCGCTGAGGGCCCTGAGGAGGCCTGGAAACGAGTTGGAGTGTAACACTAGCTCACGGGACAAGGGCCCTTGGCCGGGGAGGGAGGTTCCTGTGAACCAGGGCTCCGAGGAACACACTGTAGGAACTCCTTGCTGCTGAGCTGCACGTTCCCACCTGGCAGCCTGATACTGGAGCTGCAGGTGGGGGACCCTGGGCACCAGAGGGATGGCCGAGACAAGCTGCTGCTAGAACTTTCcgtgatggtggtagtggtgtCCAGTACTGCGCCTGTGCTCATTACAAACACGTGGCTTGAGCCGTGGCCAGTGTGGCCCAGGAATGGAGTTtgaagtttgttttaattttatgtcattttaatgattttaaatttaagcGGCCTTCTGTGACTAGCTGGTTTCCCTATCGGCAGCTCAGTTCCGGGACTGTTAAGGTCTTCTCTGATCTCCATCtgctttacaaaaatatatatatatttttaagattttatttatttgacagagacacagtgagagagggaacacaagcagggggagtgggagagggagaagcaggcttcctgctgagcagagagcccgatgcggggctcgatcccaggaccctggggtcatgacctgagctgaaggtagacgcttaatgactgagccacccaggctcactGCTTTACAAAATTCTTGCTCCACAGTCTCAGAAGAGACTCAGCCCCTGGAGCCTGGCACGGGAGGCCCTGGGAAGCCGCCCCACCtgctccagcccagccctgggtctGGGAGGGGACAGTGGCAGCTCTGGTTGGCCTGACCTGCAGCTGCTGGCTTTGACCTTCATGGTGATAGACCTTCTTATTGGTGAGGGGGACTCCTTAGGGAGCTAGGAGGCAGGTCTGGTAGCCCATTCTGTGGAGGAGAAAACCGAGGCTTAATGGGGGCCGATGTCTCTGCCAAGGTCGTCAGGCCAGCAGGTGGCAGGGCCGGCTCATTCCAAGGCATGAAGCCCTCAGCTTCCAGCCCCATGATCTTACGGTCCCAGGCcgctcccttcttccttctgggCAGGCAGCCCTCCAGAAAGCCGTCCACAGCCCCCTTGAGTTGTCTCCTGCGCGGCTCCCGTGCTTGGCAGTCATGTATCTCCGGGCTCAGGAGCTGCACCCGGCAGAGATGAGCTGCTGCCCTCCTGGGGCCCCTGAGCCCATTCCTGTCCCTCTCCAGGCTTCAGTGTCCCCACCTGCACTGCCACAAAGTTGGACGTAAGCTCTCATGGGCCCTGCCCACAACCCtgccctctctgtgcccccagaTCTGGGCTGTGACAAGACCCGGTCACGGGTGACCCTACAGGAGTGGAATGAccctctggatcatgacctggaggCCCAGCTCATCTACCGGCACCTGCTGGGCGTGGAGGCCGCACTGAGGTGAGGAGGCCTGTGTGGCCCTGGGGAGTGTGGCGGCCGAGGGCCGGAGCTGGGGCCACGTGGCTGGTCTCCTGCTGCAGATCAGGCCTGGCCCCTTCTGCAGCCACACCTGGGGAGGGGCACGCGGGTCTCTGCGGCATGaggctggctcagtgaggaggAAGGCCCAAGGGCTGCAGAAGGCCCGGGTCATTGCCACAAGTCATTGCCATGGCTGTATCCTGCCCCGGACTGACGCAGCCTCCCAACCTGTCCGGCCTCCCCATTGTGCCCTCGGAGCGCAGGGATTGTCCTCAGCCAGCTCTCTTGAGTTCCTCAGCCATCTCCGTAATGCCCTGGTTCTTAGCCCTTGGCTCCTGCTCAGAAAAAACCAGAATGCCTGCGCCCTACCACACTGACtcagaatctctggaggtggAGTCCAGAGTGGGGAGATCTCCAAGCAACCCGCTGCTTCCCTGAGCCCTGAGCGGCTTCCCTGAGCCTGCTGGGATGGGGGCGGTTTTCTGCCCCACAGCCCAGTCCCCAGGGCCCTGGAGGGGTGGTGGCTCTTGTCCTTGTGCCTCATCAACTTTTCCAGGGTGTAATCTCTTCCTCAGAACCCTTCGAAGCTCATGGGGTCGGACGAGAACCGCTCGCTCCCCTGTGAGCCAGTCTCTCCAGCAGCTCCCAGGTCACTCTGCGGCCACACGTCCTTTCTGATGGTGTGGTCCTGTCACTCAccatctccctctctgcccctagTCTGGCCCCCTGGCTCGGTGACTTCGCCACCTACTGGATGAAGTCACCACCCTGTCTGCTCTGTTCCCGGGACCCACAGCTGTCCCCCATTTAAgtcaggaagtggcagagccaagattggAACCCAAGCCACCTTGGGTTCAGGTGGGTCCCGCCACGGGACCAGTGCCCAGGGGCCTGATCATAGCCTCCCCAGCTCCGGAACCACGCGGCCACCCCTCCTCTCATTCCGCCTCGCCTCCTTGCCATGGAGCACCACCAGACCTTCTGCCCCACCGGCACCTCTGATCCCCTGACACGGTGGCCCGTCCTTAGTCCCTGCTGTGCCCacttcctgtggctgctgtaaccAGTTACTGGATGCTTGGTGGCTGGGAACGATGTCTTCTCTTGCGGTCAGTGTCGAATTAGCAAATGAGCAGGGCAGGTAGGGGACCGGACTGACCCCATGGGGCCTAGAAGGCATCTCAGGAGGAGCAGCTCGTTAGCTCTTACAGGGACATAGCTCTTCGGAAACTCGTCAGGGAGACCGGCAAAAAGACCAAGCCAGAGGAATTCCGAAGCAAGGAATTTCAAGCCTGGGGTCCACGTGGCTGCTCGCTCTCCCTCCGTGTGGGCTGCCAGGGTCGTAACTGAGGGCCCAGGGACCTCTGGTGAATCCCGGTTAGGAATTGTGCTTAAACTGCAACTGGCTCGTCCTCCCATAAGGAGGAAACTTGTCCCACCACCAGTTAATCCTGGGGCTTCAGGCCCCAGTTGGCCCTTTTCTGCAGGGTCCTCCGAAACCGGAGTGACATTGTTCGAACTTGGGTTTCCGAAGTGCCTTCCGCTGGCGCACCGTGGTGGAGGTGACCAGAGGAGGTTGGAAGAGGGAAGGTGGCAGGTGACCAGGGGACCATTACCTGGACCCCTGTTACTTCCCCACAGATTGAAGGGGTCGGCGGCCCCCCGCTCCCAGGATCCCCTCTGGCTCAGGAGGCCTACGCGGGGTCACCCAGCCTTCCTGGCAAGGGCACCACGTGCTCTCACTCTGTCCTCCTCCACAGGGAGAAGCACCGGGAGCTGAGTGCGGGCACAGGGGCAGGCTCTGTGCGCATGGGCCCAGGGGAAGGTAGGTCCCTCCCAGCCGGACCCCCGCAGTGGCCGGAGCTCCGTTCCGGGGGGCTGTGGGCGGGGCCCCACTCCGGGGCGGGGGACCCTCTGGCCCTGGCTGCTCCGCTCTCATCCTGCATCTGCCTCCAGCCCCCGAAGACCCACTGGCCCAGCTGCTGCAGGTGCTGCAGGACCTCCAGGAGGCCCACAGCTCCAGCCCCGCCGGCTCACGGCCCTCGGGGCTCAACCGCCCGCTGGCGCTGCAGACGTGAGGTCCACCCCCTGCGCCCTTGCCGAGCCCCCTGCCAGGTGCTTGgagacccgccccccccccccggtgcaATTTCGGCTCTTCACTTCATTCCCACTCACTGGGGAGCAGGGCTTAGGGCTCTCGTGGGCTGGGTGAattggggggtcggggggggcgGTCCAGAAGGCCCATCGTTGCCCGCCTGAAGTCTCCAGGGCGCCTGGCACACTCCCGCTCTTCTCTGGAGCCTGGCTGCTCCCTGCCGGCCCTGCAGCCATCCCTGGCACTAGCCTACGCTCTCCAGGGGCCCTCTCTTCTGCCCAGGGCGGACCTAGCCAGAAGCCACCCCTAGGGTGGCCCGAGCCTGGGTGGACTGATGCTCCTTGGAcccagggaggtgggaagaaaCACGGAGCCCAGGAGACCAGGCTTGGACCTCAGcatcccccagctcctggccaccACACCGCCTGCTCCTCCACCCCGGCCGCTGGCTGGGCCCTCCGGGCGAGCTTCGCCGGTGCTCTGTTGCTGACAATAAACCTGCTGTGACTGCCTGGGCTCTGGGTTCTTGTGATGGGGGTTGGTGGAAGGACTAGGCCTGGGGACTCCAGTGGCTCCTTGGTGGCCAACGACGGGGCCACCAGCATAGCCTTTGTgcatcccctctgccccccccatcccAGGGGGACTCGTTTCTCTCCCCGTCTGCTGTCCTCACCATACCCCGGGGTCCCACTGCTCCATCCCCCACAGGCTAGAGCCTGAACGTGCCTCACCTTCCCTTCCTGGCCCAGGGGTGGCTGAGTCTgcgccgcccctcccccatcaccaaCACCCTGTTCTCTGGCTACTTCCTCAGGGCCTCACACCAGTCGTCACCCCTGTTCAATTTCCTTCGGTTTCCAGGACCTTGTGGTCAGGAAGTACGGACCCCAGGGTCTACTGCGCCCTAATGCAGTGTGAACGGGAAGGAGAGGTGTGCGTTTATGGGGCTGCCGCAAGTAGGAGCCTGGTTATGAGCTGCATACACACAGCCACCCAGTGTGGCAACACCTaccaccctctctcctccagaagggtcctggggtggggtggccGCTGCAGCCTGAAGAGGGGTTACAACAAGTGCGTACCTGGCACTGTCCCTACCGCTCATGTACCCCCAAACCCCTGGGTTCTATCAGGCAGGGAGTGAGGCCCCTTTTGGGTAAAAACtacacctccctcccccagccagcccaGTTAAGTAGCATCCTGGGCCCAAACCTGGCCAGAATGGCCCAGGAGGGTGGAGATGCCCCAGGACACCATCCCCTCATTGCCTTCTACCCCTCCCCAGTTAAAGAGCAGCCCCTTCCCACCATTTGGCCTGGAGAGTCAAGGCCAGTGTgggtctgggggcggggggatatTTCCTCGCCCTAGGGCCCAAGGCCTAAGTAGGGGATGGCTCTTTCCAGGAAGTGGTGTGTAAGCTCCTGGTTTCTCAGCAGCTGTGGCTCCAGTAGCTAATGGGAGACCCAGCCCCTTGCTTCAGACAGCGCAGGTGGGGCCTTCAGAACAAACTGCAGTCTGCAAAATACCGGCCAATCCAAACGGACTCCTACACTTGGCCGTCGGAGCTCCTCTCTCCCCGCTGGGTACACCTGCCtggcccccgccctcccccgctGCCTGCCTAACAAGCCGCTCATCAGGCCACGTGCCCAGTGGGCAAGCAGGCGACAACACAGCCGGGGCTCTCACGGCAGGCACCCTCGGCAGGGGGTTATCCGCACCGCGGCCCCAGACACCCATGAGGCTTCTCTCGCCCCCCGCCGGCCCCACTGCGCCTTGGCTCCATTCTCCACTCGAGGGTCTCGCGCTGGGTGTTCCAAGGGCATATTTCCAAACAGGGATCACGGGGAGCGGGGAGAGGCCGTCGTACCACACACACAACTGCCCCCCAGCCCTGCGAGCGGGGGCCGGAGCGCGTCTACAGAGCCACAACTCCGGGCTCACGCATGCGCAGAACCACCCGCCTCCCTCCGTTCCCCGCGCCCCCGGGCTTTCCCCGCGTCTGCGCTACGTCCCTCGGGCCGCTAGGGGGCAAGCGGCCGGTCTTCACGCGGGAGAAAGCCGTAACCCGGAAGCAGCCGCTAACCCGGAAGAGGTGGTGTTGTAGGGCTCCGCTGGCGGTGGTGGCTGCTGCTGCGACTTTGGGGACTAGTGCGGCGCTAGGATGAACGCCCCTCCCGCCTTCGAGTCGTTCTTGCTCTTCGAGGGCGAGAAAAAGTAAGTGGAGCTGGCGGGGGCGGGCCGGGGGTCGCGGGCGGACCCTGGGGCTTCTCGGCCTCGTCCACTGCGGGGAGACGGAAGCAGCTTTTACTGTGTCTGCCAAACTCGAGCCAGCCCTGCCAGGCGGTGGTTGAGTGGCCCCGttctgcagaggaggaaactgaggctcagagaggctaaggaacTGCCCCGGCACACGGGAAGTGGCGGTCTGTATGGGAGCTAGAGTGCCTGGCGCCACAGtgctttccttccctctgggATGCGGCAGCCTTCCGGCCGCCGCCTTCATCCGCCTGCTGCAGCCAGAGGGCTGGCTCTCAGGCTCACGACCGATCCTCACTGGCCTGTGAAGACCCTTCAGGGGCTTCTTGCCTGCAGAGTGCAAGGGAATGTAGTCCCCTCCCTGGTCTCTCAGCCTGGGCCTGGCTCTCTCACTTAACGTCTCCATGTCGttgggcaaatgacttaatcTGCCTGAGGCCTGCTTTCCTCCTCTGGGAAATGGGCTTCTTGCTGTATTAAATCACAGGATTTTCTCTAAGGGGAGCTTGATGAGGTAATTTACCGGAAGTGCTGAGGCCAGGGCTCAGCACGCAGCCGACCGTCTTAAACATTGGGTTTTCCTTCTTAACAGCCTGGTGTGCAGGGCTCTACGGTGTGGCCCTTGCCAGCCACTTCGTCTCCCTTGGGAGCAGTGGTTGGCAGCTGGGGCCATTTTGCTCCCCAGGGGACTTTTGGACAATGTCTGCCGACACTTCTGATTGTCATAAAGGGGGTGCTGCTGGCAGGGATACTGCTCACATCCTACAATGTGCAAGACAGCCCTCTACAGAAAAGAATTATCCACCCTAAAATGTCACTGGTGCCAAGGAGCAATCCGGAGTAGGTGAGGGTCCCGCAGAATCAGGGCATAGCCACTCTGCTGCTCTGACTCAGAGAGGTCTTTATGGATGAAGAGATGGAGGAAGTcttccaggaggaggtgggaCCTGGGCCTGCGTTGAAGGGCAGGGTTTAGacttggggaaggaggggagcccCCGTTTGCCCATCTGTTGCTTCCGCCTCTTTCTAGGATTACCATTAACAAGGACACCAAGGTACCCAATGCCTGTTTGTTCACCATCAACAAAGAAGACCACACGCTAGGAAACATCATTAAATCGTAAGTTTCACGTCAGAGGCTCTTGGGAAATGTTTAATGGGGCTCTTTGAGGCAAAGCACACATTCCGGAAGATTCCCCGAagtctctctgagcttcaggaaGGTCTGGGTGCTTCCTCTGGCAATTCCCACGTTCCAGTACACTTTCTCCAAAATGACGCTGACCTCTATCTGTTCACACCACCGAATCTCTGTCCCGGCTCGTTTATCTGACGGTGGGAAGTGAACGTGCGGCAAGCCAGAGAAACGTGGGCCTGCTCGTGTGTCTGtgctgcggagcagggagcagcaGTCAGGGCTGGCTGTCACCCACCCGCCCTTTGGGACGATGACCTCTGGGACACCTGGCACGCAAAGACAGATGTGCCAGAGATCGGATCTTATTAGGAGGGGAGAATGTGGGGGAGAGGCTCTGTGGTTATCCGGTGCCCCTGGTGGACGGCGGATTGTGTTTACACCAGTTTAGTCCTGACCGGGCAGGTGGTCAGCGACGTGGTTGCTGTTCTGGCCCAAGCACTTTGTCgtttctctgctcaaaaccccaTCGGTGAAGCCAGGTCTTTCCGAGGTTTGCACGTTTGAGGCCCCAGGCAGGAGCCTTCCTGGTCTCTGGGCTGAAAGTGGGAGGTGGAGCTGGCTGTCCTCTGgctgactccccacccccaagccacCCCGGTGGTGCCCACAGGCCCTTCTGGGGCCTTGCCACTCCCCTGCTCTGGGAGCCACGTCCCCGCCTGTGCAAGGGCCATCCCTTGTGGTGCCTGCTGCTGACAGCACGCGGGGCACGGCTCGCAGACACGGGCTCCTCAGCCTTGCagatgcgccccccccccccgggcgcGGGCCCAGGGCACGGCTCGCAGACGGGGCCCCAGGTGTGTGGGCAGGAGCTGCCAGCCCGTGTTGCCCAGAGGGCTTCCGTGTCACTGGCCACCCAGGCCCTGGGCCTTCTCCCCGTGCCCCCTTGTACTGCCACGTCAGGTGCCCGTGCTGGGCTGTGCGCTGCCTGCTGAACCCGGGCGGCCTGGGGAGGGCTCTTTGGGGCTGTTGCAGGGTCCCAGCCTTCCCCTGAGGGAAGAGTTTGCTGGAGATCCTGCTTACCAGCTGGGGTCCTCGATCCTCACAGATattggggggggtgtgggggggggggaaggcgtCCCCATGAGATCTTTTTTGCAATGTTTTACTTGGAAGACTTTTTTTGGGAAATCAGGAGCAGGGAACCACCTGGGGTCAGCCCCCAGCTGTATTGGCTTCTAGGCCTCAACCCAGTGGGAAGACTCTCTGCTTAGAGGCCTGGTCATCCCCAAGGGTGCTGGGCTCAGCCCCTTGTGTCACACCGCCCATTTCTGTACCCCAGACAGCTGCTGAAGGACCCGCAGGTGCTGTTTGCTGGCTACAAAGTCCCCCACCCCTTGGAGCACAAGATCATCATCCGAGTGCAGACCACCCCGGACTACAGCCCACAGGAGGCCTTCACCAATGCCATCACGGACCTCATCAGCGAGCtctccctgctggaggagcgcTTCCGGGTGAGGGGCCCGGCGTGCAGGGGAGCGGGGGTGCGTCTGCCCGGAGCTGCAGTGTTCTCCTGCCCACACCC
Proteins encoded in this region:
- the POLR2J gene encoding DNA-directed RNA polymerase II subunit RPB11-a, with product MNAPPAFESFLLFEGEKKITINKDTKVPNACLFTINKEDHTLGNIIKSQLLKDPQVLFAGYKVPHPLEHKIIIRVQTTPDYSPQEAFTNAITDLISELSLLEERFRVAIKDKQEGIE